In Drosophila simulans strain w501 chromosome 3R, Prin_Dsim_3.1, whole genome shotgun sequence, a single window of DNA contains:
- the LOC6729555 gene encoding uncharacterized protein LOC6729555 → MQLGKAIILILLAAIQQSCLALYIKSAEKNPAKTGPKDDWGVFKNTLGLSQEKVELLKSQKDQQGTKELLNRFILENPKALPKAKPQPDQFMGLYRSILKKLTASKRTLKTSLNFELSDRPHKTLKRPRRKIAVKMVSDMPSWKIESLLNSFYLKHGIPRNAEEHDYPDLDMARDTDYDSDNFYDDEGDVGLTAKTRQNTEYGSFQDLIMQAKMNELERESEETKLHGPDNDDYI, encoded by the exons ATGCAGTTGGGAAAAGCTATCATTCTGATTTTGCTGGCGGCCATCCAGCAAAGCTGCCTGGCTCTCTACATCAAGAGCGCGGAGAAGAATCCTGCCAAGACTGGGCCCAAGGACGATTGGGGCGTCTTCAAGAACACACTCGGACTAAGCCAAGAAAAAG TTGAACTGCTAAAATCGCAAAAGGATCAGCAAGGCACTAAGGAGCTGCTCAATCGCTTCATTCTGGAGAACCCAAAGGCACTGCCAAAGGCCAAGCCACAACCCGATCAGTTCATGGGACTCTACAGATCCATCCTCAAGAAGCTGACGGCATCCAAGCGCACGCTGAAGACCTCGTTGAACTTTGAACTGTCCGATAGGCCACACAAGACCCTGAAGAGGCCGCGCCGGAAGATCGCCGTCAAGATGGTTTCCGATATGCCATCGTGGAAGATCGAGAGCCTGCTGAACTCATTCTATCTGAAGCACGGAATTCCCCGCAACGCCGAGGAGCACGATTATCCCGACCTGGACATGGCCAGGGATACTGATTACGACTCCGATAACTTCTACGACGACGAGGGAGATGTGGGTCTAACGGCCAAGACGCGCCAAAACACTGAGTACGGATCATTCCAGGACCTCATTATGCAGGCCAAGATGAACGAGTTGGAGCGGGAGAGCGAGGAAACCAAATTGCACGGCCCCGACAATGATGACTACATCTAA
- the LOC6729553 gene encoding LOW QUALITY PROTEIN: protein distal antenna (The sequence of the model RefSeq protein was modified relative to this genomic sequence to represent the inferred CDS: substituted 1 base at 1 genomic stop codon), which yields MNIRMGTKGKRPLRSLTPRDKIHAIQRIHDGESKASVARDIGVPESTLRGWCKNEDKLRFMSRQSATDNLCADALGDKMDGGGGGGGAGGGGLLGPPEKRQRLDGALPLNFSNKLKFDELAFKRSPLNGLDYSTNKNLADLGYNGLPVDYAAFNGGVKAKVFGADINRPAADPSLNAISPLSSLTHLSGLTGISQSPLAISFNELTTNLNLLAQLNPGLAAMSGLNSFPAGAGNLRTPKPSGQTPLQVQSPRSDSGDRSAQGLSVKNWAKQKPGEGQGSLNLSIKNEGKGGDIKSPSPSIAPSQMGGPMTLSNLAEDPLLYWLKSQQTMLGLNPLYPPTIPMGVTSPPIRSSTPQHMSQLAQTPPIPSAPLTPSSTPSGSLDEKNAAWYNWCKAFGASLHTLNPNAATLAALQANQLQQQVATTAAEGGSMGDPSNILYSHLTKETETPSVRSLSSNEQNPEADEATEPDLDGEVETEASGKPEDLSAAGKVMTPSQSPIAHSSGSRSPEPKAKTKTPETPNPTSECKKILDNMLFKMGGMDATGPLMPEQASSESEGSFQDTSNPHTNNNDVSASNNNNNNNSNKTDEEEKAKYLDCTADEDIEAIRHGEKFLQWLENCSNPRVTAVQLMQLRFLIAAIKSGNETPMIEKSALRSLPEDSEEHAAEEEGSGRGKSRRRKXEKPKLAPTEPATDTEIEDSPNGALHAAEPGPGVLDADADADAAEASTRCHVYAPAVYRSSATLLSSLFFPPYEFVHCDLDDDPDDCQITGEYQQYDELSSSS from the coding sequence ATGAACATCCGCATGGGCACGAAGGGCAAGCGTCCCTTGCGGAGCCTGACGCCCCGCGACAAGATCCATGCCATCCAGAGGATCCACGATGGCGAGTCCAAGGCCTCGGTGGCCAGGGACATCGGCGTGCCCGAGTCCACGTTGCGCGGCTGGTGCAAGAACGAGGACAAGCTGCGCTTCATGTCCCGCCAGTCCGCCACGGATAACCTCTGCGCCGACGCCCTGGGCGATAAGATGgatggtggaggaggaggtggtggagcaGGCGGCGGAGGTCTTCTGGGTCCGCCGGAGAAACGCCAGCGCTTGGATGGCGCCCTGCCCCTGAACTTCTCCAACAAACTGAAGTTCGATGAGCTGGCCTTCAAGCGATCCCCTCTGAATGGCCTGGACTACAGTACAAACAAGAATCTGGCCGATCTTGGGTACAATGGGCTGCCCGTGGACTACGCGGCCTTTAATGGCGGGGTCAAGGCCAAAGTGTTTGGTGCCGATATCAACCGACCCGCCGCCGATCCCTCCCTAAATGCAATTAGTCCGCTCTCTAGCTTGACGCACCTTTCGGGTCTCACGGGCATATCACAGTCCCCGCTGGCGATCAGTTTCAACGAGCTGACCACAAACCTCAACTTGCTGGCCCAGCTGAATCCCGGTCTGGCGGCCATGTCGGGCCTAAACAGTTTCCCAGCGGGCGCTGGTAACCTGAGGACCCCGAAGCCCAGTGGCCAAACGCCGCTGCAGGTGCAGAGCCCCAGGAGCGATAGTGGAGATCGGTCGGCGCAGGGATTGTCGGTGAAGAACTGGGCCAAACAGAAGCCGGGGGAGGGCCAGGGCAGCCTCAATCTAAGCATCAAGAACGAGGGCAAGGGAGGCGACATCAAAAGTCCGAGTCCTTCGATTGCTCCTTCTCAAATGGGCGGACCCATGACGCTCTCCAACCTGGCCGAAGATCCTTTGCTCTACTGGCTCAAGTCGCAGCAGACCATGTTGGGCCTGAATCCCCTTTATCCGCCCACAATTCCCATGGGCGTGACCAGTCCCCCTATCAGGTCTTCCACGCCACAGCACATGAGTCAGCTGGCCCAGACTCCGCCGATACCCTCGGCTCCGCTTACACCCTCGTCCACACCGTCGGGCAGTCTGGACGAGAAGAACGCGGCGTGGTACAACTGGTGCAAGGCGTTCGGGGCCAGTCTGCATACCCTGAATCCCAATGCCGCCACATTGGCCGCCCTGCAAGCCaaccaactgcagcagcaggtggcCACCACGGCTGCAGAGGGGGGATCCATGGGAGATCCCTCGAACATACTGTACTCCCATCTCACGAAAGAGACTGAGACGCCGTCGGTGAGAAGTTTGTCCTCCAACGAACAGAATCCCGAGGCTGACGAGGCCACCGAGCCCGATCTCGATGGCGAAGTGGAGACGGAGGCATCCGGGAAACCGGAAGATCTCTCAGCCGCCGGCAAAGTGATGACCCCTTCGCAGAGTCCCATTGCCCATTCATCAGGCAGCAGGAGCCCCGAACCGAAGGCGAAGACCAAAACTCCAGAGACCCCGAATCCCACAAGCGAGTGCAAGAAGATCCTAGACAATATGCTCTTCAAGATGGGCGGAATGGACGCCACTGGTCCGTTGATGCCGGAACAGGCATCCTCCGAATCGGAGGGCAGCTTCCAGGACACCAGCAATCCGCATACGAACAACAACGATGTGAGCgccagcaataacaataacaataataactcCAACAAAACggacgaggaggagaaggCCAAGTATCTGGACTGCACGGCGGACGAGGACATCGAGGCCATCCGGCATGGCGAGAAGTTCCTGCAGTGGCTCGAGAACTGCAGCAATCCCCGCGTGACGGCCGTGCAGCTAATGCAGCTCCGTTTCCTGATAGCCGCCATCAAGTCGGGCAACGAGACACCGATGATCGAGAAATCCGCTTTGCGGAGCCTGCCGGAGGACAGCGAGGAGCACGccgcggaggaggagggcagTGGGCGGGGCAAGAGTCGCCGTCGCAAATAGGAAAAGCCAAAGTTGGCGCCCACGGAGCCAGCCACGGATACAGAGATAGAGGATAGCCCAAACGGCGCACTGCACGCTGCAGAGCCAGGACCCGGTGTCCtggatgcagatgcagatgcggatgcCGCCGAGGCCTCGACGAGGTGCCACGTCTATGCGCCGGCCGTCTATCGATCGTCGGCCACCCTACTCAGCTCCCTGTTCTTCCCTCCCTACGAATTTGTACATTGTGACCTCGACGATGACCCCGACGACTGCCAGATCACGGGCGAGTACCAGCAGTACGACGAACTGAGCTCCAGCAGTTAG
- the LOC6729556 gene encoding tyrosine kinase receptor Cad96Ca, translating to MVYHHHNHESRIIHCRKQLTSWRRRSLLLTIIVVTATVVSLISQEAEAHNQNAPPILYVRERNWRISETEKVGQIIDRVRAEDPDGDDLIFGIEPRFSLPGGENDASPPEKIPFQIDRETGVVTLNESLAGRAGQNFLIYITVTDGSYTAKNEVFINILGERENSSGYRPQTSISNVVHNISQFLPRFDQLPGVQSIRNGLPNSRPGGWYPPVPQNNIFGPPPFGNNYPPPPPNIPGVRGEQSGEEEQPDEEVTPTTPVRTSSTTPKSRTKLTPITANNSTRVESAIPAETTTPSGGHHYNSTSPITIFSLKSGTIPIVVTVGGFFAAIAVLLAYLCRRRLCAISRTLKKTKEKEELAKKSNQSQLSSTLTDDSRNSMVMQQWQGPVAFANRYVPWERDQQMGIATSQLSTGVTNGGVSSAGVPSPGTGEPGSNLGPGCVTGGAGSSGAPENAFAGEANCDRWEFPRYRLKFFNILGEGAFGQVWRCEATNINGNEGITTVAVKTLKESATEVDRKDLLSELEVMKSLEPHINVVHLLGCCTDKDPTFVILEYVNRGKLQTYLRSSRAERHYGNTHGKSNVLTSCDLTSFMYQVAKGMDYLTSRGIIHRDLAARNILITDDHTCKVADFGFARDVITSKIYERKSEGKLPIRWMATESLYDNIFSVKSDIWSFGILMWEIVTLGSTPYPGISAADVMRKVRDGYRLEKPEHCRRELYNIMYYCWSHDPQKRPLFAEIIQMLDKLLHTEMDYIELERFPDHNYYNIVSLSGEKL from the exons ATGGTTTATCACCATCACAACCACGAAAGTCGGATAATACACTGCAGAAAACAATTAACTTCCTGGCGGAGAAGAAGCCTGCTGCTGACCATCATTGTGGTCACAGCCACAGTGGTTTCACTGATTTCACAAGAAG CCGAGGCCCACAATCAGAATGCACCACCGATTCTATATGTTCGCGAACGCAACTGGCGTATTTCGGAGACCGAGAAAGTTGGCCAGATAATCGATAGAGTGCGGGCGGAGGATCCGGATGGCGATGATCTGATATTTGGCATAGAACCGCGGTTCAGTCTGCCTGGTGGTGAAAACGATGCTAGTCCTCCGGAGAAGATTCCCTTTCAAATCGATCGGGAAACGGGAGTGGTAACTCTCAACGAAAGTTTAGCGGGAAGG GCTGGTCAGAATTTTCTCATCTATATAACTGTCACCGATGGCTCCTATACGGCAAAGAATGAGGTTTTCATCAATATCTTGGGCGAGCGGGAGAATAGCTCCGGCTATCGACCGCAGACATCAATTTCGAACGTGGTGCACAATATATCGCAATTCCTCCCACGTTTCGACCAGCTGCCCGGTGTTCAATCCATCCGGAATGGGCTGCCAAACAGCCGACCAGGCGGTTGGTATCCACCGGTGCCCCAGAACAATATATTCGGTCCGCCGCCATTCGGTAACAACTACCCACCGCCCCCGCCGAATATTCCCGGCGTGCGGGGAGAGCAGAGTGGAGAAGAGGAGCAGCCGGATGAGGAGGTGACACCCACAACACCCGTCAGAACCAGCTCCACCACGCCGAAGAGTCGCACCAAACTGACGCCGATAACTGCCAATAATTCAACGAGGGTCGAATCCGCAATACCCGCGGAGACAACGACACCGAGTGGCGGCCACCATTATAATAGCACCAGTCCCATCACCATTTTCTCGCTCAAGTCCGGCACAATTCCGATTGTGGTCACCGTGGGCGGATTCTTTGCCGCCATCGCCGTGCTCCTGGCGTACTTGTGCCGCCGACGCCTCTGCGCCATCAGCAGGACCCTCAAGAAGaccaaggagaaggaggagctggccaagaagtcCAACCAGAGCCAGCTGAGCAGCACGCTGACCGACGACAGCCGCAACTCGATGGTCATGCAGCAGTGGCAAGGACCTGTGGCCTTCGCCAATCGCTATGTTCCCTGGGAGCGGGATCAGCAGATGGGCATT GCAACGTCCCAGTTATCAACAGGTGTCACCAATGGCGGGGTATCCTCCGCCGGAGTGCCCAGTCCCGGGACAGGTGAGCCGGGTTCCAACTTGGGCCCGGGCTGCGTGACAGGTGGAGCAGGAAGTTCCGGCGCACCGGAAAACGCTTTTGCCGGCGAGGCCAACTGCGACCGCTGGGAATTCCCCCGGTACCGATTGAAGTTCTTCAATATCTTGGGCGAAGGAGCCTTCGGACAAGTTTGGCGCTGCGAGGCCACCAACATAAATG GCAACGAGGGCATTACCACCGTGGCTGTGAAGACGCTCAAGGAAAGCGCCACCGAAGTGGATCGCAAGGACCTCTTATCCGAACTGGAG GTAATGAAATCTCTGGAGCCACACATCAATGTTGTTCATTTGCTGGGCTGCTGCACGGACAAGGATCCCACATTTGTGATTCTGGAGTACGTGAATCGGGGAAAACTGCAAACGTACCTACGCAGCTCACGCGCCGAAAG GCACTATGGAAACACTCATGGGAAGTCAAATGTACTAACGTCCTGCGACCTTACATCCTTTATGTATCAAGTAGCTAAGGGCATGGACTACCTAACATCTCGAGGA ATTATCCATCGTGACTTGGCTGCTCGTAATATTCTCATAACGGATGATCACACTTGCAAAGTGGCGGACTTTGGCTTCGCAAGAGATGTAATCACCTCAAAGATTTATGAAAGAAAAAGCGAGGGCAAGCTGCCCATCAG ATGGATGGCTACAGAGTCGCTATACGACAATATATTCTCCGTAAAGTCGGATATCTGGAGCTTCGGCATACTGATGTGGGAAATTGTGACGCTGGGATCGACGCCTTATCCTGGCATATCAGCAGCAGATGTGATGCGAAAG gTAAGGGATGGATATCGCCTGGAGAAGCCCGAGCACTGTCGTCGGGAGCTGTATAACATCATGTACTACTGCTGGTCCCACGATCCCCAGAAGCGTCCTCTATTCGCGGAAATAATCCAGATGCTCGACAAGCTGCTCCACACGGAAATGGATTATATCGAACTAGAGCGGTTCCCCGATCACAACTACTATAATATCGTTAGTCTTAGTGGTGAAAAGTTGTAG